Genomic DNA from Streptomyces sp. GS7:
AAGCGGCCCGGGGCCCGCACCGCGGTCTCGGGGACGAGGAGGATGATGAGCACTATCGACAGCACACCGAGCCCGGCGGCGCCGAAGAACAGGGCGTGCCAGTCGGCGTGTTGGGCCACCAGGGCGGCGGCCGGCAGCGCCAGCCCGCCGCCGACGCCGATCGACGAACTCATCAACGCCATGGCGGAGCCGAGCCGTTCGCGCGGCAGCTCGTCGCGCATGATGCCGATGCCGAGGGGGATCGCGCCCATGGCGAAGCCCTGGAGCGCCCGCCCGACGATCATGACGACCAGGTCGTCGGTGAACCCGCAGACCAGCGAGCCGACGACCATGACGGCGAGGCTGGTGAGCAGCATCCGCCGCTTGCCGTACAGGTCGCCGAGGCGGCCCATGATGGGCGTTGCGACGGCACCGGCGAGGAGGGTGGCCGTCATGACCCATGTGGCGTTGCTGGCCGCGGTGTTGAGCAGCGTCGGCAGGTCCTTGATGACCGGCACGAGCAGCGTCTGCATCACCGCGACGACGATGCCGGCGAAGGCGAGGACGGGGACGATGCCGCCGCCCGCCCTGGGGTGGGCGTCCCTGCCCGGGTCGGACGGGGGCGGCGCGGCGGAGGCGCCGGCCGCCCTTGCTGGTAGCTGGTCCGTCGTCGTCTGGGTCATGCGGGCGGCCTCCAGTGCGGCAGGGGTGAGCGGAGAGGGGTGCGCGGTGAGCGTCGTGAAGGGGAGTGCCGGCCCCCTGGTACGTGCATGCCGAACGTTTTATCTCGGGGCGCTATTCCGCCACACGTCCCACCGTCTCGCCCGCCCGCCGGTGATCTCCCTCACTCCCGCCGACCTGCATCGCGGCCCGCTCGCCGGCCCGTTCATGGCCCCTCCCCCGGTCTCGTTCCGGACACCGACTCCAGTGAACCGCATGCCACTGACAATCGCCCCGGGTCGCCCCGGGACCGCGGTCAGGACCGCACGCCCGGTATGGTTCGGCCGGCTGATTCGCCCGTGTCGCCCCTCTGGATCCCGCCCTTTCCGACTCGCGGGCAACAGCCCGAATTCCTACGACGCCGCGTCCGCAAGGGAGTTGCCCGCGTCCAGGAACGCGCCCTCTTCCGTGCGCCCGCCCCGGAGTTCCAGGTCGAGCTTCTCGCCGCGCTCCGGGTCCAGCTTCAGCTTGGCGAGGACCGCGGGCACCGCGATGCTGGGCAGGGTGTGTTCGAAGAAAACGGCCAGCCGGTGGCAGAGGTCGGCCTGATTGGTCAGCGCGTGCGACATCGTCTGGAGGCCGGCGAACGCCCCGACGAACAGCTCGGCCGTCTCCCGTACGACCACGCTGTCCAGCACTTCGCCGCGCTCCTTCGCCTCGGTCAGCAGCTCCTCGACGAACCGGGTCCACGCCAGCATCGACCGCTTGCGGTCAAGGCGGTTGGAGCCCTGCTCAACGGCGAGGCGGGCGGCGCCGCGCTGCATGGGGTCGCGCCGCAGCCGGTATGCCAGGACCTGGCCCGAGTCGACGAACTCCTGCAACTTGATCTTCTGCGGCGCCACCGCGATGTCCACCACGTGGTCTTCGAGCACGGCGAGGGCGAGTTCCTCCTTCGACGCGAAGTGGAAATAGAGGGCGCCCTTGGTGACACCGGCTCGCTCGAGAACTTCGGCGATGGTCGCGCGGTCGTAGCCACGGTCGTCGAAAACCGACGCCGCGGCTTCCAAGATGTTCCGCCGGGTTCTGATCGCGCGGTCCTGTTGCGCCACAGGACGCCTCCTGTCTCTCGAAGCACACGGGTGTTTCCCCAGTGGGTTGTCGCCCAAGTCTCCCGCAGATCGGCCGTTGGCTCGAATTTCCTCGTCGGCATTGAAAAGAAAACCGGATGGTACGTATCTTACCAGCGTCGTACCTCTTCCCGTTGAGACGCCTGGGGGCAGTCATGAGCGACACGTTGCAGGTCAGCGGCACGATTCGGCCCCGGGCCAAGCGCCTGGCGCAGCCGGTCCGGAGCCCTCGCGCCGACGCCCGGCCCGGTCGGGGATTCGCCACCCGCGTACCGCGCGAGTTCGTGCACCGTCCGTTCGCCGAGGATGTCCTGATCACGTCGTGGCGCCGGCTGGACGAGAGCCACTTCTCGGTCACCGCCCAGTGGCCGCACAACCACCGGTACTTCGCCCCGACCAACGGCCGGCACCACCTCCTCCTCGCCGGCGAGACCATCCGCCAGGCGGGGCTGCTGCTCTCGCACGCCGAACTCGGCGTGCCGGTCGGCCACCACTTCATCCTCGGGGACCTCGTCTACACAACCGACCCCGAGCAGCTCGCCGTTGAGAACGAGCCGACCCGGCTGACCATCGACGTCACGTGCAGCAAGACGCGGATGCGGGCCGGTTCGCTGGTAAGCAGCCGGTTCGACATGACCCTCCGCAAGGAGGGCCGGATCGTCGCGACGGGCAATTCCAGCGTGAGCGTCACCTCGCCCGCGGTCTACCGCCGGATCCGCGGCGAGCGCCTGGCGGCACGCCGTACCGTCGGCCCGCTGCCCACGCCCGTCCCGGCCGGCCTGACCGGCAGCGCCACCGACGGCGATGTGCTGCTCGCCCCCACCGACCGGCCCGACCACTGGCTGCTGCGCATCGCCCCCGGCCATGCCACGGTCGTCAACCCGGCGAACGACCACGTGCCCGGCCTGTCGCTGCTGGACGCCGCCCAGCAGGCCGCCCGCGCGGTGACCGCCCCCGACGCCTTCGTCCCCTACGCCTTCGGCACGGAGTTCTGCCGGTACGCGGAACACGGCGTCCCGTGCGTGATCGAGGCCCGCCGGGTCCCGTCGGCGATCCCCCGCACCACGATGGTCCAGGTCACCGGCTCGCAGAACGGTGAGCCGGTCTTCACCTCGACACTCACGGCACTGGACGCGCCCGGCCGGGCGGACGCGCCCCCGGCGCCGGACGTGCCTCAGGCGTCGTGAAAGACCAGCCCCAGGGAGTGCCGCAGGCCCGAGCGGACGGCGCTCACGCCGTGGCGCACCGGACCCGCCGCCCAGCCGCGGGTGGAGCGCACCGGGCGGTCCCGGGTGGTGAAGACCAGCCCGCGGCCCTGCGGGAGCACGGTCGAGGTGCCGCGGGACTGGGCGCGCGGGCGCTGCTCGACGAGCAGGAACTCGCCACCGGTGTAGTCGGTGCCCTGCGCGTCGAGCCCGATGACCACCTGGAGCGGGAAGACCAGCTCGCCGAAGAGGTCGCGGTGCAGGGCGTTCCAGTCGCCCGGCCCGTAACGCAGCAGAATCTGGGCGGACTTGGACTGGCCGGCCTCATGGCACATCGCCAGCCAGTCGGCGAGCGTGTCCGGCCAGGGGGCCGGTCGGCCGAGCCGGGCCGCCCAGTCGCGGGCGGTCCGCAGCAGGTACGGGTAGAACGCCTCGCGCAGGGCCCGGACGGGCTCGGGGAGCGGGTCGGCGAAGTAGCGGTACTGGCCGGCGCCGAAACGGTGCCGTGCCATGTCGACGGTGGAGCGGAAGCGGCCGGGCTCGTCGTACAGGCCGCTCAGCGCGCGGCAGTCGGCCGGGGTGAGCAGCTGCGGCGTCAACGCGCAGCCCAGGGAGTCGAGTTCGCCGGCGAGGGCCGTCCAGTCGGCGGCGGCCACGCGGTCGGCGAAGGCGGTGGGGCGGGTCGTGGTGGCGGGCATGGTGGTGTGCTCCAGAGGGGCGGAACGGTCGGGCGGGTCAGCTCTCGGCCGGCAGGGCGCCTTCGAGCGCGAGCAGTTGCGCCTTGCGTTCCAGGCCGCCCGCGTAGCCGGTCAGCGACCCGTCGGCGCCGATGACGCGGTGGCAGGGCCGGACGACCAGCAGGGGGTTGGCGCCGATGGCCGTGCCGATGGCGCGTACCGCGCCGCGCGCCGCGCCGATGTCGGCGGCGATCCGCCCGTAGGTGGTCGTGGTGCCGTACGGAATGTCCTCCAGCGCCTTCCAGACGCGCTGCTGGAAGGCGGTACCGCGGGTGACGGACGGGATCTCGAAGCGGGTCGGCGCGCCGTCGAAGTAGGCCCGCAGCTGCCGCTCGATCCCGGCGAACGCGGCCGGGTCGTACGTCCAGCCGTCCTGGACGGTCGCCCCGCCCTTCTGGCCCGGTACGGACAGTGAGGCGAGTGCGACACCGCCCGGAGCGGTGGCCGATTCCTCGCCCACCAGGAGGAGTTCGCCGAGGGGACTGGCGAGAGTGGCGTAAAGGGTCAGGGTCATGGGTCCGGTCATTCCGTTCGCTTCGTCAGTCGGTCGGGGCGTCGGTCGGGGTCGATGCGGTGCGGTGGCCGGTGGTCTGCCGCTCCGGGATCCGGTGCGTCGCCCGCGGCTTCGGCCGTCCAGAGGTAGTGCGTCGCGTACGAGCGCCACGGGCGCCAGGCCGACGGGTCGGCGCCCTCGATCGCCCGCGCCTCGCCGGCCGGCAGGACGTCCGGGTCGCCCAGCGCCCGCATGCGGAGGTAGCCGGCGGTCCAGGGGCCGATGCCCGGGAGGCCGAGGAGGGCGCGTTCCGCCTCGTCGCGGTCGGTTCCGGCGTCCAGGATCACCGTGCGGTCGGCGAGCGCGGCGCTGAGGGTCCGCAGCGTCGCGCGGCGGGCCTCGGGCAGGCCGAGTCCGGTGAGCGGCGCCCGCGCCAGGTCCTCGACCCGGGGGAAGAGACGGGTGAGCGCGCCGGCCGGCTGCGGCAG
This window encodes:
- a CDS encoding ScbR family autoregulator-binding transcription factor produces the protein MAQQDRAIRTRRNILEAAASVFDDRGYDRATIAEVLERAGVTKGALYFHFASKEELALAVLEDHVVDIAVAPQKIKLQEFVDSGQVLAYRLRRDPMQRGAARLAVEQGSNRLDRKRSMLAWTRFVEELLTEAKERGEVLDSVVVRETAELFVGAFAGLQTMSHALTNQADLCHRLAVFFEHTLPSIAVPAVLAKLKLDPERGEKLDLELRGGRTEEGAFLDAGNSLADAAS
- a CDS encoding ScbA/BarX family gamma-butyrolactone biosynthesis protein encodes the protein MSDTLQVSGTIRPRAKRLAQPVRSPRADARPGRGFATRVPREFVHRPFAEDVLITSWRRLDESHFSVTAQWPHNHRYFAPTNGRHHLLLAGETIRQAGLLLSHAELGVPVGHHFILGDLVYTTDPEQLAVENEPTRLTIDVTCSKTRMRAGSLVSSRFDMTLRKEGRIVATGNSSVSVTSPAVYRRIRGERLAARRTVGPLPTPVPAGLTGSATDGDVLLAPTDRPDHWLLRIAPGHATVVNPANDHVPGLSLLDAAQQAARAVTAPDAFVPYAFGTEFCRYAEHGVPCVIEARRVPSAIPRTTMVQVTGSQNGEPVFTSTLTALDAPGRADAPPAPDVPQAS
- a CDS encoding 2OG-Fe(II) oxygenase, with product MPATTTRPTAFADRVAAADWTALAGELDSLGCALTPQLLTPADCRALSGLYDEPGRFRSTVDMARHRFGAGQYRYFADPLPEPVRALREAFYPYLLRTARDWAARLGRPAPWPDTLADWLAMCHEAGQSKSAQILLRYGPGDWNALHRDLFGELVFPLQVVIGLDAQGTDYTGGEFLLVEQRPRAQSRGTSTVLPQGRGLVFTTRDRPVRSTRGWAAGPVRHGVSAVRSGLRHSLGLVFHDA
- a CDS encoding methylated-DNA--[protein]-cysteine S-methyltransferase, with the protein product MTLYATLASPLGELLLVGEESATAPGGVALASLSVPGQKGGATVQDGWTYDPAAFAGIERQLRAYFDGAPTRFEIPSVTRGTAFQQRVWKALEDIPYGTTTTYGRIAADIGAARGAVRAIGTAIGANPLLVVRPCHRVIGADGSLTGYAGGLERKAQLLALEGALPAES